The segment CGCTGGATTCAACATTGTCCCCAAAAACAAAACGTGTGGGTGTTTTTGTAAATGAACCGGAAGAACAGATCGAAGAAACAGCGGTGAAGTACAAACTTGATTGTATCCAGCTTCACGGAATAGAACCGCCTGATTTCTGTGTAAAATTAAGGAACAGGTATAAAGTAATCAAAGCCTTTGGGATCGAAAATGCAGATGACCTGAGCAAGACCAACAATTACGAAGGCACATGCGATCATTATCTTTTCGATACAAAAACTTCCGGTTACGGTGGATCGGGACTTAAATTCGATCATCGGTTTTTATCGATGTATTCCGGAAAGACGACGTATTTATTAAGTGGGGGTTTATCGGTTGAAGATGCGGTTTCACTTCATCAGATTATTGACGAACGTTGCATAGGAGTCGATATAAACAGCCGTTTTGAAACGGCCCCGGGAGTGAAAAATCCCGAACTAATCAGGAAATTTATGGAAACAATTAAAAAAATAACGAAATGAATAGAATTGATCAACTTTTCGCAGAGAAAAAAAACAATATTTTGTCGGTTTATTTTACCGCAGGATATCCGGATTATAACGATACCGTGACCACCATTGTAGAACTGGCTTCCCACGGAGTCGATATGATAGAAATCGGAATACCGTTTTCAGACCCTATGGCTGATGGTCCGGTGATACAGCACAGTGGCACGGTAGCACTGAACAATGGGATGACTTTAAAGAGTTTATTCTCCCAGTTGACAGGTATTCGGCAAAAGGTAGATATTCCACTTATTATGATGGGATATCTGAATCCGATCTTGCAATTCGGGATCGAACATTTTTGCCATAGCTGTGCTGAGACAGGTATTGATGGTATGATCATTCCCGATCTCCCGTTTACCGACTACCTGAAGGATTTTAAACCTGTTATCCGTAAATATGGCCTGCATTGTATCATGCTCATAACCCCCGAAACTTCCACCGAACGTATCCGGATGATCGATGAACATACCTCCGGCTTCATTTATATGGTTTCAACTGCTTCAACAACGGGAGCAAAGAGTGGCTTCGATGCAAAAACGATGGCGTATTTCGAACAGGTAAATTCCCTGAAATTGAAAAATCCCCGTATGATAGGATTCGGAATATCCAATAAAGACACTTTCGAAGCGGCAACTAAATATGCAGCAGGTGCCATCATTGGAAGTACGTTTATTCGTCTTGTCGGCGAAAGTCCCTCTATCCATGATGCAGTGGAGAAGCTGGTCAGGATTATCAGGTGATTTTACGTTCCAGTTTCCTGTATGCGAATAATAGATCCCTGGGATGAACAGGCAGATTTTTGTGTCCGGATAATAGAAGCAGGGATAAGGCCGCTTTATCTGCAGGTTGTTTTTCGTAATGACCCAGACAGCTGTAATTAAGATACTTTACGATCTGTAGTCCGCCGAACCATCCGAAAAAACGTTTAGTGAATGTTTCAAGGGACGCGCTATTTTGTTTGGCTATATCGATATGGTAGACGTAATTATTTTGTTTCAGGAAATCCATTAATGGATCAGGAAGGGATGCACCGATCGATGCCATATTATTGATATCCGACCGGTAAAATTCGGGAATAAGTGAGAATAATTCTTT is part of the Bacteroidales bacterium genome and harbors:
- a CDS encoding phosphoribosylanthranilate isomerase; amino-acid sequence: MKVKVCGMREIRNITEIARLVPDFMGFIFYVGSPRFVEDLHPLALDSTLSPKTKRVGVFVNEPEEQIEETAVKYKLDCIQLHGIEPPDFCVKLRNRYKVIKAFGIENADDLSKTNNYEGTCDHYLFDTKTSGYGGSGLKFDHRFLSMYSGKTTYLLSGGLSVEDAVSLHQIIDERCIGVDINSRFETAPGVKNPELIRKFMETIKKITK
- the trpA gene encoding tryptophan synthase subunit alpha; translated protein: MNRIDQLFAEKKNNILSVYFTAGYPDYNDTVTTIVELASHGVDMIEIGIPFSDPMADGPVIQHSGTVALNNGMTLKSLFSQLTGIRQKVDIPLIMMGYLNPILQFGIEHFCHSCAETGIDGMIIPDLPFTDYLKDFKPVIRKYGLHCIMLITPETSTERIRMIDEHTSGFIYMVSTASTTGAKSGFDAKTMAYFEQVNSLKLKNPRMIGFGISNKDTFEAATKYAAGAIIGSTFIRLVGESPSIHDAVEKLVRIIR
- a CDS encoding glycosyltransferase family 2 protein, which produces GSILYELHLRYLNQAMRYTGFPYAYHTVGSSFAVRASAYVKQGGMNKRKAGEDFHFLHKIIPLGDYVEINTTRVIPSPRISDRVPFGTGASMRRWMNDGEQALYTYPIEPFRDLKELFSLIPEFYRSDINNMASIGASLPDPLMDFLKQNNYVYHIDIAKQNSASLETFTKRFFGWFGGLQIVKYLNYSCLGHYEKQPADKAALSLLLLSGHKNLPVHPRDLLFAYRKLERKIT